Proteins from one Planctomyces sp. SH-PL62 genomic window:
- a CDS encoding YheT family hydrolase: protein MPRFPILRPAVPRRGLAAEIPAFAPHPWIRGGHAQTIVGRYLGPNRSPRPSKAATIALPDGDRLRVRESLPEGWGERAPAAVLLHGLASTAEASYLVRFARRLDDLGVRVVRVNLRGAGEGFGLARGFYHAGRTEDVRAVVDWLAERAPGSPIAVAGFSMGANQALKLAAESSRPDYPGARIDCVLAANPPIDLSLCCRAMRRPENRVYDRSFVRWLGAQVRRLHERFPDLGPAEIEDVRSLYDFDDRYTAPRNGFADAEDYYRRNSAGPLVPEIAVPGLVVHAADDPFIPASAFEAVAFPPNVRFELLPHGGHLGYVSRRPWLGDRRWLETRLAAWLAGRWGG from the coding sequence ATGCCACGATTTCCGATTCTCCGTCCCGCCGTCCCCCGGCGCGGCCTCGCCGCCGAGATCCCGGCCTTCGCGCCCCATCCCTGGATCCGGGGGGGGCACGCCCAGACGATCGTCGGCCGCTACCTGGGCCCGAACCGCTCGCCGCGGCCTTCGAAGGCGGCGACGATCGCGCTGCCGGACGGCGATCGGCTCCGGGTGAGGGAGTCGCTGCCTGAAGGGTGGGGCGAGCGCGCGCCGGCGGCCGTACTGCTGCACGGGCTGGCGAGCACGGCGGAAGCCTCGTACCTCGTGCGGTTCGCCCGCCGCCTGGACGACCTGGGGGTCCGGGTGGTCCGGGTCAACCTGCGCGGGGCGGGGGAGGGCTTCGGCCTGGCCCGGGGGTTCTATCACGCCGGCCGGACCGAGGACGTCCGGGCGGTCGTCGACTGGCTGGCGGAACGCGCACCGGGATCGCCGATCGCGGTCGCGGGCTTCTCGATGGGGGCGAACCAGGCGCTCAAGCTGGCCGCCGAGTCCTCCCGGCCCGATTACCCGGGCGCCCGGATCGACTGCGTCCTGGCCGCGAACCCGCCGATCGACCTGTCGCTCTGCTGCCGCGCCATGCGACGCCCCGAGAACCGCGTGTACGATCGGAGCTTCGTCCGCTGGCTGGGCGCCCAGGTGCGCAGGCTGCACGAGCGCTTCCCGGACCTCGGCCCCGCCGAGATCGAGGACGTCCGCTCGCTGTACGACTTCGACGACCGGTACACGGCGCCCCGCAACGGCTTCGCCGACGCCGAGGACTACTACCGTCGCAACAGCGCCGGGCCGCTCGTCCCCGAGATCGCGGTCCCCGGCCTGGTCGTTCACGCCGCCGACGACCCGTTCATCCCGGCCTCGGCCTTCGAGGCCGTCGCCTTCCCCCCGAACGTCCGGTTCGAGCTGCTCCCCCACGGCGGCCACCTCGGCTACGTCAGCCGACGCCCCTGGCTCGGCGACCGCCGCTGGCTGGAGACCCGACTGGCCGCCTGGCTGGCCGGGCGCTGGGGCGGGTGA
- a CDS encoding molybdopterin oxidoreductase family protein produces MGETRDSIADVWGGRTPFEGVWPSRVDERTTAEPERWVASACVLCSNGCGLDVGVRDGRIVGVRGRADDRVNRGRLGPKGLHGWEANNSPDRLVRPLIRRGGRLEEATWDEAMGLVVERSREIRDRFTSGAIGFYTSGQLFLEEYYTLGVIGKAGLGTPHMDGNTRLCTATAAAALKETFGSDGQPGSYADLDATEAILHIGHNVASQQTVLWARILDRRRGPDPPRLVVIDPRSTATAKEADVHLAPRLGTNVPVLNGLIRLIIEAGQVDRDYIAAHTVGFERLEEAVRSWPPERVAEVSGVPADSLRAAAAILGGAKSLVSTVLQGVYQSMQATAAACQVNNLHLIRGMLGRPGCGLYQMNGQPTAQNTRECGADGDLPAFRNWDNPAHVDELARLWNVDPDVIPHWAPPTHAMQIFRYAETGSIKLLWISATNPAVSLPELHRIREILAEPGLFVVAQDAFATETTELADVVLPAALWGEKTGCFTNVDRTVHLAQKAVEPPGEARSDLDIFLDYARRMDFRDKDGAPLIKWSDPEGAFEAWKECTRGRPCDYTGMTYARLARGPLQWPCNDRYPDGRERLYEDGVFPTSADYCETYGHDLITGGLVRPELYRASDPGGKALIKPADYEPPHEEPDADYPFRLTTGRVVYQFHTRTKTARSRALDAAAPDAYVQIAAEDAETLGIAEGDLVEVASSRGRIRVAARIGDILPGHAFVPFHYGYWDYTDRPRAANELTLTEWDPVSKQPHFKYAAVSLAKVSIATRAGDVAGAVARGVGSAVAAVRSAAKLVEASTAGKRHVANYLGLARRSEAHLAESLRLVADRHGHEPDVLQTTRMLASWSDENGRLLEPLAERHGETSDEEPENLHAALFRGPRGGSLGLVRDLHDLWLLTQELKLAYEVLSASALALRDREMESDLAQASSRNHRQSTWLRTRIDHAAPQALNVPS; encoded by the coding sequence ATGGGCGAGACGCGCGACAGCATCGCCGACGTCTGGGGCGGGCGGACCCCGTTCGAGGGGGTTTGGCCGTCCCGCGTGGACGAGCGTACGACGGCGGAACCGGAGCGGTGGGTCGCGTCGGCCTGCGTGCTCTGCTCCAACGGCTGCGGGCTGGACGTCGGCGTCCGCGACGGCCGGATCGTGGGCGTCCGCGGGCGGGCCGACGACCGGGTGAACCGCGGCCGGCTCGGCCCCAAGGGGCTCCACGGCTGGGAGGCGAACAACAGCCCCGACCGCCTCGTCCGGCCCCTGATCCGCCGCGGCGGCCGGCTGGAGGAGGCGACCTGGGACGAGGCGATGGGCCTGGTCGTCGAGCGGTCCCGGGAGATCCGCGACCGGTTCACGTCGGGGGCCATCGGCTTCTACACGTCGGGGCAACTCTTCCTGGAGGAGTATTACACCCTCGGCGTGATCGGCAAGGCGGGCCTGGGGACGCCGCACATGGACGGCAACACCCGGCTCTGCACGGCGACCGCGGCGGCGGCCCTGAAGGAGACCTTCGGCTCCGACGGCCAGCCCGGCTCCTACGCGGACCTCGACGCGACCGAGGCGATCCTCCACATCGGCCACAACGTCGCCTCGCAGCAGACCGTCCTCTGGGCGCGGATCCTCGACCGCCGGCGCGGGCCGGACCCGCCCCGGCTCGTCGTGATCGACCCTCGGTCCACGGCGACCGCGAAGGAGGCCGACGTCCACCTCGCCCCCCGGCTCGGCACGAACGTCCCGGTGCTCAACGGCCTGATCCGCCTGATCATCGAGGCGGGCCAGGTCGACCGCGACTACATCGCGGCCCACACCGTCGGCTTCGAGCGCCTGGAGGAGGCCGTCCGGAGCTGGCCCCCCGAGCGGGTCGCCGAGGTCTCGGGCGTGCCGGCCGACTCCCTTCGCGCCGCGGCGGCGATCCTCGGCGGGGCGAAGTCGCTGGTCTCGACGGTCTTGCAGGGGGTGTATCAGTCGATGCAGGCGACGGCCGCGGCGTGCCAGGTCAACAACCTCCACCTGATCCGGGGGATGCTCGGCCGGCCCGGCTGCGGCCTCTATCAGATGAACGGCCAGCCCACGGCGCAGAACACCCGCGAGTGCGGCGCCGACGGCGACCTGCCGGCCTTCCGAAACTGGGACAACCCCGCGCACGTCGACGAGCTCGCCCGGCTCTGGAACGTCGATCCCGACGTCATCCCCCACTGGGCCCCCCCGACCCACGCGATGCAGATCTTCCGATACGCCGAGACCGGCTCGATCAAGCTTCTCTGGATCAGCGCCACCAACCCCGCGGTCTCGCTCCCCGAGCTGCACCGGATCCGCGAGATCCTCGCCGAGCCCGGCCTGTTCGTCGTGGCCCAGGACGCCTTCGCGACCGAGACCACCGAGCTGGCCGACGTCGTCCTGCCGGCCGCGCTCTGGGGCGAGAAGACGGGATGCTTCACGAACGTCGACCGGACGGTCCACCTCGCCCAGAAGGCGGTCGAGCCCCCCGGAGAGGCCCGATCCGACCTCGACATCTTCCTGGATTACGCCCGACGGATGGACTTCCGCGACAAGGACGGCGCGCCTCTCATCAAGTGGTCCGACCCCGAGGGGGCCTTCGAGGCCTGGAAGGAATGCACGCGGGGCCGCCCCTGCGACTACACCGGGATGACCTACGCCCGCCTGGCGCGCGGCCCGCTCCAGTGGCCCTGCAACGATCGCTATCCGGACGGCCGCGAGCGGCTCTACGAGGATGGGGTCTTCCCGACGTCGGCGGATTATTGCGAGACCTACGGCCACGACCTGATCACCGGCGGCCTCGTCCGCCCCGAGCTCTACAGGGCGAGCGACCCCGGCGGCAAGGCGCTCATCAAGCCGGCCGACTACGAGCCGCCGCACGAGGAGCCGGACGCCGACTACCCCTTCCGGCTCACGACCGGGCGGGTGGTCTACCAGTTCCACACCCGGACCAAGACGGCGCGGTCGCGGGCCCTCGACGCCGCCGCGCCCGACGCCTACGTGCAGATCGCGGCCGAGGACGCCGAGACGCTCGGGATCGCCGAGGGGGACCTGGTGGAGGTGGCCTCGAGCCGGGGCCGGATCCGGGTCGCCGCCAGGATCGGCGACATCCTCCCGGGCCACGCCTTCGTCCCGTTCCACTACGGGTACTGGGACTACACCGACCGCCCCCGGGCCGCCAACGAGCTGACGCTCACGGAATGGGACCCCGTGAGCAAGCAGCCCCACTTCAAGTACGCCGCCGTGAGCCTGGCGAAGGTCTCGATCGCGACCCGGGCCGGGGACGTCGCCGGCGCGGTCGCGCGGGGGGTCGGCTCGGCGGTCGCGGCCGTCCGCTCGGCCGCCAAGCTCGTCGAGGCGTCCACCGCCGGCAAGCGGCACGTGGCGAACTACCTCGGCCTGGCGAGGCGGAGCGAGGCGCATCTCGCCGAGTCCCTCCGGCTCGTGGCCGATCGCCACGGCCACGAGCCGGACGTCCTCCAGACGACCCGGATGCTGGCCTCCTGGTCCGACGAGAACGGCCGCCTCCTCGAACCCTTGGCCGAACGCCACGGCGAGACCAGCGACGAGGAGCCCGAGAACCTCCACGCGGCCCTCTTCCGGGGCCCTCGCGGCGGCAGCCTCGGCCTGGTGCGCGACCTCCACGACCTCTGGCTGCTCACACAGGAGCTGAAGCTGGCCTACGAGGTCCTGTCCGCGTCCGCCCTCGCCCTCCGCGACCGGGAGATGGAATCAGACCTGGCGCAGGCCTCGTCCCGGAACCACCGCCAGTCCACCTGGCTTCGGACCCGGATCGACCACGCCGCCCCCCAGGCGCTCAACGTCCCGTCGTGA
- a CDS encoding MFS transporter, giving the protein MKTRGRWRLSVMMALLYAVQGVFWPLLGVHLGELGIDGRWRGLIFASQALAATLLPLGAGQLVDRLMPTQTFLVLAYGMGTLLLAALASGWIVGAVPLFLTFLLYFSIIMPTHSLSSSLAMRNLDDPRREFASVRLWGTVGWMAVGWLASIVMLTLGGGRLATAGGIPEVFWTAAALSLVMAVYCATLPNTPPLAGETSGRANLRKGVEVLREKDVRVFLITAFGVFLTIPLVYQVVPAYLAARGLPRPWISTAMSLGQAPEVVALAVMPWLLGRWGYKGTMTLGLAAWVLRYLVLATHPPLWLAVGVGVLQGVGIACFSIGGQVFLDGRAPTTHRASVQAIFLILSTGLPSFLGSLAVGEWVRRISLGDDVWVFLVPCILDGALLVYFVRGFRSQTPIAGRSGAAVDDDADRLQRLPARRGVVACVGNLVTESADG; this is encoded by the coding sequence ATGAAGACGCGCGGGCGGTGGCGGCTGTCGGTGATGATGGCCTTGCTCTACGCGGTGCAAGGCGTCTTCTGGCCGCTGCTGGGGGTGCACCTGGGGGAGCTGGGGATCGACGGCCGCTGGCGGGGGCTCATCTTCGCCTCGCAGGCGCTGGCGGCGACCCTCCTGCCGCTGGGCGCCGGGCAGCTGGTGGACCGGCTGATGCCGACGCAGACGTTCCTCGTGCTGGCCTACGGGATGGGGACGCTCCTGCTGGCGGCGCTGGCGTCGGGGTGGATCGTCGGGGCGGTCCCGCTCTTCCTGACGTTCCTGCTCTATTTCTCGATCATCATGCCGACGCACAGCCTGAGCAGCTCGCTGGCGATGCGGAACCTGGACGACCCGAGGCGCGAGTTCGCGTCGGTCCGGCTCTGGGGGACGGTCGGCTGGATGGCCGTGGGCTGGCTGGCCTCGATCGTGATGCTGACGCTCGGCGGCGGCCGGCTCGCGACCGCCGGGGGGATCCCCGAGGTCTTCTGGACCGCGGCGGCGCTCTCGCTGGTCATGGCCGTCTACTGCGCGACCCTGCCGAACACGCCCCCGCTCGCCGGCGAGACGTCCGGCCGGGCGAACCTCCGCAAGGGGGTCGAAGTGCTTCGCGAGAAGGACGTTCGGGTCTTCTTGATCACCGCCTTCGGCGTCTTCCTGACGATCCCCCTGGTCTACCAGGTGGTGCCGGCGTATCTGGCGGCGAGGGGGCTGCCGCGGCCCTGGATCTCGACGGCCATGTCGCTCGGCCAGGCCCCGGAGGTCGTCGCCCTGGCGGTGATGCCCTGGCTGCTGGGGCGGTGGGGCTACAAGGGGACGATGACCCTGGGCCTGGCGGCGTGGGTCCTGCGCTACCTGGTCCTGGCGACCCACCCGCCGCTCTGGCTGGCGGTGGGGGTGGGGGTGCTCCAGGGGGTCGGGATCGCCTGCTTCTCGATCGGCGGCCAGGTGTTCCTGGACGGGCGGGCGCCGACGACGCACCGGGCGAGCGTCCAGGCGATCTTCCTGATCCTCTCGACGGGGCTGCCGTCGTTCCTGGGGAGCCTCGCGGTGGGCGAATGGGTGCGGCGGATCTCCCTGGGGGACGACGTCTGGGTCTTCCTCGTCCCTTGCATCCTCGATGGTGCGCTGCTAGTTTATTTCGTGAGGGGGTTTCGATCGCAAACTCCCATCGCGGGTCGTTCCGGCGCGGCAGTCGACGACGACGCCGACCGCCTTCAACGACTCCCTGCCAGGCGAGGCGTGGTTGCGTGCGTCGGGAATTTGGTGACGGAGTCGGCCGATGGGTGA
- a CDS encoding aldo/keto reductase — protein sequence MPLRKLGGLDVRAPGLGCMGMSEFYDPASQDEAESIRVIHRFLDEGGDLLDTADMYGSGRNEVLVGKAIAGRRDRVILATKFGNVRGPQGEFLGVRGDAAYVKEACDASLRRLKVDYIDLYYQHRVDPQVPIEETVGAMAELVREGKVRHLGLSEAATETIKRAAAVHPIAALQTEYSLWSREPELAILPTVRALGIGFVAYSPLGRGFLTGRYKSPEDFAADDYRRNSPRFQGENFRKNLDLVKVIEEMAAAKGCSPSRLALAWVLAQGVDVVPIPGTKRIEYLDENLGAADVTMTDEDLGKIDALLPAGSASGDRYHAQAMQAVNK from the coding sequence CTGCCGCTCCGCAAGCTGGGCGGCCTGGACGTGCGGGCGCCGGGATTGGGCTGCATGGGGATGAGCGAGTTCTACGACCCCGCGAGTCAGGACGAGGCCGAGTCGATCCGGGTGATCCACCGCTTCCTCGACGAGGGGGGCGACCTGCTGGACACGGCCGACATGTACGGCTCGGGGCGGAACGAGGTGCTCGTCGGCAAGGCGATCGCGGGCCGTCGCGATCGGGTGATCCTGGCGACCAAGTTCGGCAACGTGCGGGGGCCGCAGGGGGAGTTCCTGGGCGTCCGGGGCGATGCGGCGTACGTCAAGGAGGCCTGCGACGCCAGCCTCCGGCGCCTGAAGGTCGATTACATCGACCTTTATTATCAGCACCGGGTCGACCCCCAGGTCCCCATCGAGGAGACGGTGGGGGCGATGGCCGAGCTGGTCCGGGAGGGGAAGGTGCGGCATCTGGGACTCTCGGAGGCGGCGACCGAGACGATCAAGCGGGCGGCGGCCGTCCACCCGATCGCGGCCTTGCAGACCGAGTACTCGCTCTGGAGCCGGGAGCCGGAGCTGGCGATCCTGCCGACCGTCCGGGCGCTCGGGATCGGCTTCGTGGCCTACAGCCCGCTCGGCCGGGGCTTCCTGACGGGCCGGTACAAGTCGCCCGAGGACTTCGCGGCCGACGACTACCGGCGGAACTCGCCGCGGTTTCAGGGGGAGAATTTCCGGAAGAACCTCGACCTGGTGAAGGTGATCGAGGAGATGGCCGCCGCCAAGGGCTGCTCGCCGAGCCGGCTCGCCCTGGCCTGGGTGCTGGCCCAGGGGGTCGACGTCGTGCCGATCCCGGGGACCAAGCGGATCGAGTACCTGGACGAGAACCTGGGGGCGGCCGACGTGACGATGACGGACGAGGACCTCGGGAAGATCGACGCCCTGCTCCCCGCCGGCTCGGCCTCGGGCGACCGCTACCACGCCCAGGCGATGCAGGCCGTCAACAAATAA
- a CDS encoding biotin/lipoate A/B protein ligase family protein codes for MICRILPYHVAEGPTNMAIDEALLDLVARDPSSAWLRTYGWATPTLSLGYFQRWAETEAEPRWRDAAKVRRSTGGGAIWHENELTFAIVIPSDHPLARPNTALYRAVHRATADLLASRAVEARRHGELDPAEAGAEAVAVPDHPFLCFAGRDGEDLVHRGVKLLGSAQRRRAGAVLQHSSLLLRAADAVPELPGAADLADVSDDARDWADALAAPLARALGMDPAAALWPDGLLDHAGRIEREVYRNPDWNHKR; via the coding sequence ATGATCTGCCGAATCCTCCCCTACCACGTCGCCGAGGGGCCGACGAACATGGCGATCGACGAGGCCCTGCTGGACCTCGTCGCGCGCGACCCGTCGTCGGCCTGGCTCCGCACCTACGGCTGGGCGACGCCCACCCTCAGCCTCGGCTACTTCCAGCGCTGGGCGGAGACCGAGGCCGAGCCCCGATGGCGCGACGCCGCCAAGGTCCGGCGCTCGACCGGAGGCGGGGCGATCTGGCATGAGAACGAACTCACCTTCGCGATCGTGATCCCGTCGGACCACCCGCTCGCGAGGCCCAACACGGCCCTCTACCGCGCGGTGCATCGCGCCACGGCCGACCTCCTCGCCTCCCGCGCCGTCGAAGCCCGCCGCCACGGCGAACTGGACCCGGCCGAGGCTGGGGCCGAGGCCGTCGCCGTCCCCGACCATCCGTTCCTCTGCTTCGCCGGCCGCGACGGCGAGGACCTCGTGCATCGCGGCGTCAAGCTGCTGGGGAGCGCCCAACGGAGGAGGGCGGGGGCCGTCCTCCAGCACAGCTCGCTCCTCCTCAGGGCCGCCGACGCCGTCCCCGAACTCCCCGGCGCGGCCGACCTGGCCGACGTCTCGGACGACGCTCGCGACTGGGCCGACGCCCTCGCCGCCCCCCTCGCCCGCGCTCTCGGCATGGACCCCGCCGCCGCCCTCTGGCCCGACGGGCTCCTCGACCACGCCGGGCGCATCGAGCGTGAGGTGTACCGGAACCCCGACTGGAATCACAAGCGTTGA
- a CDS encoding carbon-nitrogen hydrolase family protein, with translation MFLAAVIQTSSTTDVGRNLAEIEALVARAAGYGAKFIGTPENANFLGPADEKVRRAEPLDGPTCSFFADLARRHAIHLLLGSFNERGGSPQRCRNTSVLFGPDGSRLAIYRKIHLFDVDHSDAVRAMESRTIEPGTDLVGADTALGRFGLSVCYDLRFADQYRGLVRRGAEMLCVPAAFTMRTGRDHWAELLRARAIECQSYVLAPAQYGRHGGESELRESFGRAMIVDPWGVVLATAPDGPSGLALAEIDPGRVAEIRRAIPVSAYDPA, from the coding sequence ATGTTCCTGGCCGCCGTGATCCAGACCTCCTCGACGACCGACGTCGGCCGCAACCTGGCCGAGATCGAAGCCCTGGTCGCCCGCGCGGCGGGGTATGGGGCGAAGTTCATCGGCACGCCCGAGAACGCGAATTTCCTCGGCCCGGCCGACGAGAAGGTCCGCCGCGCCGAGCCGCTCGACGGCCCGACGTGCTCGTTCTTCGCCGACCTCGCGCGGCGGCACGCGATCCACCTGCTGCTGGGCTCGTTCAACGAGCGCGGGGGGTCGCCCCAGCGGTGTCGGAACACGAGCGTCCTGTTCGGCCCGGACGGCTCCCGGCTGGCGATCTATCGCAAGATCCACCTGTTCGACGTGGACCATTCCGACGCCGTGCGGGCGATGGAGTCGCGGACGATCGAGCCGGGGACCGACCTCGTCGGCGCCGACACGGCGCTCGGCCGGTTCGGCCTGAGCGTCTGCTACGACCTGCGGTTCGCCGACCAGTACCGCGGCCTCGTGCGGCGAGGGGCCGAGATGCTCTGCGTCCCGGCCGCCTTCACCATGCGGACCGGCCGCGATCACTGGGCCGAACTCCTCCGCGCCCGCGCGATCGAGTGCCAGTCGTACGTCCTGGCCCCCGCGCAGTACGGCCGCCACGGCGGCGAGTCCGAGCTTCGCGAGAGCTTCGGCCGCGCGATGATCGTCGACCCCTGGGGCGTGGTCCTCGCCACCGCCCCCGACGGCCCCTCCGGCCTGGCCCTCGCCGAGATCGACCCGGGCCGCGTCGCCGAGATCCGCCGCGCGATCCCGGTCTCCGCCTACGACCCGGCCTGA
- a CDS encoding HEAT repeat domain-containing protein, translated as MKTKAAVLAGAALLAASSSAFAQKASQSAGNRKKKSQDELVETLQKSDATRKDKADALRILAQVGDRGCLPVVAPLLKDEDLADMARYAIEPIPDPGVDEALRAVVAEASGRPLVGAIASLGVRRDVKAVPALVAKLADADAQVVVAAAKSLGAIGTLAAAKALEEALAKTKDAPQAAVVEGLFRSAESLAALGQCKAAAEVYDALAKSAPLDCVKESAAKHAEKLRKA; from the coding sequence ATGAAGACCAAAGCCGCCGTTCTCGCCGGGGCCGCGCTGCTGGCCGCCTCGTCCTCGGCCTTCGCCCAGAAGGCGTCGCAGTCCGCGGGCAACCGCAAGAAGAAGAGCCAGGACGAACTGGTCGAGACCCTGCAGAAGTCCGACGCCACCCGCAAGGATAAGGCCGACGCCCTGCGCATCCTGGCCCAGGTCGGCGACCGAGGCTGCCTGCCGGTCGTCGCCCCCCTGCTGAAGGATGAGGACCTGGCCGACATGGCCCGCTACGCCATCGAGCCGATCCCCGACCCGGGCGTCGACGAGGCCCTCCGCGCCGTCGTCGCCGAGGCCTCGGGCCGCCCGCTCGTCGGCGCGATCGCCAGCCTTGGCGTGCGCCGCGACGTCAAGGCCGTCCCCGCCCTGGTCGCCAAGCTGGCCGACGCCGACGCGCAGGTCGTCGTCGCCGCCGCCAAGTCCCTGGGCGCGATCGGCACGCTCGCCGCCGCCAAGGCCCTCGAAGAGGCCCTCGCCAAGACCAAGGACGCGCCCCAGGCCGCCGTGGTCGAAGGCCTCTTCCGATCGGCCGAATCCCTCGCCGCCCTCGGCCAGTGCAAGGCCGCGGCCGAGGTCTACGACGCCCTCGCCAAGTCCGCCCCCCTGGACTGCGTGAAGGAATCCGCCGCCAAGCACGCCGAGAAGCTCCGCAAGGCCTGA
- a CDS encoding Gfo/Idh/MocA family protein: protein MTDPVSTADGTAAKGQTRRDCLKTAALAGAAFAVPTIVPASALGRDGAVAPSERITMAGVGLGPRGQFVLDWMSPEPDVRFVAIADVQKSRREEVKAKIDKKNGDQDCKMYADFEEMLATRPDIDAVLIATGDRWHAQAAIRAMRLGKDVYSEKPSSMTVAEGRAVVDAAERYGRIYQTGTQRLSEGPFRTIIELARKGKLGKIHTVRAHIAPWDSADLSHAWLPEEPLPSKEDVNWDAWLGGCPWRPFNTGYIKGGWRGHYDFHTSCIGEWGAHTFAQGQAGIDALDTSPIEYAYVNNVSGDGMVTTFASGVKMILQREGWRGSCGMTFEGDEGSASCADGYEKPDVSSPALLAEGEKLLAEYMEETKRPMNHVRDFFDCVKTRRQAVANPGVMHHSMATVHAANVCMWLRRDVHFDPVPEEFVGDAEADRFLTRAQRAPWII from the coding sequence ATGACGGATCCCGTTTCGACCGCCGACGGCACGGCCGCGAAGGGCCAGACCCGGCGCGACTGCTTGAAGACGGCGGCCCTCGCCGGCGCGGCGTTCGCCGTCCCGACGATCGTGCCGGCCTCGGCCCTGGGCCGCGACGGAGCCGTCGCCCCCAGCGAGCGGATCACCATGGCGGGCGTGGGCCTGGGCCCTCGCGGCCAGTTCGTGCTCGACTGGATGAGCCCCGAGCCCGACGTCCGGTTCGTCGCCATCGCCGACGTCCAGAAGAGCCGTCGCGAGGAGGTGAAGGCCAAGATCGACAAGAAGAACGGCGACCAAGACTGCAAGATGTACGCCGACTTCGAGGAGATGCTGGCCACCCGGCCCGACATCGACGCCGTCCTCATCGCCACCGGCGACCGCTGGCACGCCCAGGCCGCCATCCGCGCCATGCGGCTCGGCAAGGACGTCTACTCCGAGAAGCCCTCCAGCATGACCGTCGCCGAGGGCCGCGCGGTCGTCGACGCCGCCGAGCGGTACGGCCGGATCTATCAGACCGGCACCCAGCGGCTCAGCGAAGGCCCGTTCCGGACGATCATCGAACTGGCGCGCAAGGGCAAGCTCGGCAAGATCCACACCGTCCGCGCCCACATCGCCCCCTGGGACTCGGCCGACCTCAGCCACGCCTGGCTCCCCGAGGAGCCCCTCCCCTCCAAGGAAGACGTCAACTGGGACGCCTGGCTCGGCGGCTGCCCCTGGCGGCCGTTCAACACCGGCTACATCAAGGGCGGCTGGCGCGGCCACTACGACTTCCACACCAGCTGCATCGGCGAGTGGGGCGCCCACACCTTCGCCCAGGGCCAGGCCGGGATCGACGCCCTGGACACCTCGCCGATCGAGTACGCCTACGTCAACAACGTCAGCGGCGACGGCATGGTCACGACCTTCGCCTCCGGCGTGAAGATGATCCTCCAGCGCGAGGGCTGGCGCGGCTCCTGCGGCATGACCTTCGAAGGCGACGAGGGCTCCGCCTCCTGCGCCGACGGCTATGAGAAGCCCGACGTCTCCTCGCCCGCCCTGCTCGCCGAGGGGGAGAAGCTCCTGGCCGAGTACATGGAAGAGACCAAGCGGCCGATGAACCACGTCCGCGACTTCTTCGACTGCGTCAAGACCCGGCGCCAGGCCGTCGCCAACCCCGGGGTCATGCACCACTCGATGGCCACCGTCCACGCGGCCAACGTCTGCATGTGGCTCAGGCGCGACGTCCACTTCGACCCGGTCCCAGAGGAGTTCGTCGGCGACGCCGAGGCCGACCGCTTCCTCACCCGAGCCCAGCGCGCCCCCTGGATCATCTAA